Proteins encoded in a region of the Vicia villosa cultivar HV-30 ecotype Madison, WI linkage group LG5, Vvil1.0, whole genome shotgun sequence genome:
- the LOC131608216 gene encoding protein C2-DOMAIN ABA-RELATED 4-like codes for MGERDNCKSLMEDLLGLLRIRIKRGVNLAIRDVNTSDPYIVVKMGKQKLKTRVVKKDINPEWNEDLTLSITDPVLPFKLTVYDYDTFSKDDNMGDAELDVSPFIEALKMNINDLPSGTIITRIQPCRTNCLAEESCISYTDGQIVQDVVLRLRHVECGEVEIQLQWIALPGSKGL; via the exons ATGGGAGAAAGAGATAATTGTAAGTCATTGATGGAAGACCTTCTTGGCCTTTTAAGAATTCGCATCAAGCGCGGTGTCAACCTCGCCATTCGTGATGTTAATACCAGCGATCCATACATCGTTGTTAAGATGGGCAAGCAG AAACTCAAGACTCGTGTGGTTAAAAAGGATATCAATCCTGAATGGAATGAAGATCTTACACTTTCGATCACCGATCCCGTTCTTCCATTCAAACTA ACTGTGTATGATTATGACACATTTAGCAAAGATGACAATATGGGAGATGCTGAATTAGACGTTTCACCATTTATAGAGGCATTGAAGATGAACATAAACGATCTTCCAAGTGGTACTATAATCACCAGAATACAACCATGTAGGACAAATTGTTTGGCAGAAGAGAGTTGCATCAGTTATACAGATGGACAAATTGTCCAAGATGTTGTTCTTAGATTGCGACATGTTGAATGTGGTGAAGTTGAAATTCAATTGCAATGGATCGCTCTTCCTGGTTCCAAgggtttataa
- the LOC131603954 gene encoding uncharacterized protein LOC131603954, with protein sequence MELEPWEALDIDDSDLSNFLRPCNNRPSQTLTTDPPLIPGPAGAVQAAMIQRRTLGASNPLPTQEFVRRVVQNGHDTDRDFTSNPWLSAFQFLQSSQVDVASFTKLSSIKKQHRNGEGRVSRVVAVVKSCNPNGFGDMTVTLKDPTGTIGASIHRKVFTEGEFRKDITVGSVILLQKVAVFCPNGFNFYLNITLGNIVKVFSKDSGSPSEDISMKQTAPTSTAETREKSWMPLSSASSLSQVRTDGILNNIRLDSRFREVADNGSQRDEILPLSSCHFDNEDDKSQRTVLMHDGAGPVEATCGYQLESEMENQENHPTLGKGDNLVGITQANSSSLNPTHISVGQETDVENHLERQEIMNPKSSIPQWTDEQLDELLAFD encoded by the exons ATGGAATTGGAGCCATGGGAAGCTCTTGACATCGACGACTCCGATCTCTCCAACTTCCTCCGCCCTTGCAACAACCGCCCTTCCCAAACCCTAACCACCGATCCCCCTCTCATTCCCGGTCCCGCCGGTGCAGTTCAAGCCGCCATGATTCAACGCAGAACCCTAGGAGCATCCAACCCCCTTCCCACTCAAGAATTCGTAAGGCGCGTCGTTCAAAACGGCCACGACACTGATCGCGATTTCACCTCCAATCCATGGCTTTCTGCATTTCAATTTCTTCAATCTTCCCAAG TGGATGTGGCATCTTTTACGAAATTGAGCTCGATCAAGAAGCAGCATCGTAACGGTGAAGGAAGAGTTTCTCGAGTAGTTGCTGTTGTCAAATCATGTAATCCAAACGGTTTTGGAGACATGACGGTTACTCTAAAG GATCCTACTGGCACTATTGGTGCTAGTATCCATCGCAAAGTCTTCACTGAAGGAGAATTTAGAAAGGATATAACTGTTGGTTCTGTTATTCTTCTCCAAAAG GTAGCTGTGTTTTGTCCTAATGGTTTTAATTTTTATCTGAATATTACACTGGGCAATATTGTCAAG GTATTTTCCAAGGACAGTGGATCTCCATCAGAGGACATATCCATGAAACAAACTGCTCCCACTAGCACTGCAG AAACACGTGAAAAATCGTGGATGCCGTTGAGCAGTGCGTCCTCTCTGTCACAAGTAAGAACTGATGGAATCCTGAATAATATCAGACTAGACTCAAGGTTTAGAGAAGTAGCAGATAATGGTAGCCAGAGGGATGAAATTTTGCCTTTAAGTAGCTGTCATTTTGATAATGAAGATGATAAAAGCCAAAGAACTGTTTTGATGCATGATGGTGCTGGACCTGTTGAAGCAACTTGCGGATACCAGCTTGAAAGTGAGAtggaaaatcaagaaaaccaTCCTACATTAGGCAAAGGAGACAATCTGGTGGGGATTACTCAAGCCAATAGTTCTTCATTGAACCCGACACATATATCTGTTGGTCAagaaactgatgtggaaaatcaCTTGGAAAGACAGGAGATCATGAATCCAAAAAGCTCAATTCCACAATGGACAGATGAACAACTGGATGAGCTGTTGGCATTTGACTGA